The following is a genomic window from Dermatophilaceae bacterium Soc4.6.
GAGAACTGATCAGGACGCGAGGACCTCGTCGAGGATGGCCTCGGCCTTGTCCTCGTTCGTCTTCTCGGCGAGCGCCAGCTCGGAGACGAGGATCTGCCGCGCCTTGGCCAGCATCCGCTTCTCACCGGCGGACAGTCCGCGGTCCTTCTCACGACGCCACAGGTCACGCACGACCTCGGCGACCTTGATCACGTCGCCCGAGGCAAGCTTCTCGAGATTGGCCTTGTAACGGCGCGACCAGTTGGTCGGCTCTTCGGTGTGCGGAGCCCGCAGCACCTCGAACACCTTGTCGAGCCCCTCCTGGCCCACGACGTCGCGGACACCCACGAGATCGCAGTTCTCGGCGGGGACCTCGATGGTGAGATCGCCTTGAGCGACCTTCAGCTTGAGGTAGAGCTTGTCCTCGCCCCTGACGGTACGAGTCCTGATTTCTTCGATGAGTGCCGCCCCGTGGTGGGGGTACACGACCGTTTCGCCGACCTTGAAAACCATGTGCTGTTTTCCCCTTTCGCGACCTTCAGAGTACCACGCCCTGGCCGCCCGGCGGAACCGTCAGGGCTACGTTTATGCAGGTCAGAGCCTTGACGGCAGCGATACCGACGCAAGGTGAACCCTTGACAAAGGGCGGGTCGGCGTGCAAGAGGTCGACGACGAGCGGCCGGCCACCGGGCCCGGGACAAGCCCGGAACGGTCGCCGCCCACCCTCCGAACGGCCCCTGTCGCGAGCGCGGATCGACGCTCGCCAAGCCTGTCCCGGTAGGCTCTCCCGCGTGACCCGGCCCGCATCCCTCGACAGCACCCCCGCCGACCTGCGCCTGGGCGCACCGCCCCGCAGCACCGGCCCGCGCCGGCTGGGACGGGCAAGCCGAGCCGTCACCGTGACCGTGGCCGCCGCCGGCCTCGCCCTCGTGGCGGGGTGCACCGCCACCTCGCCGTCCCAGACGCTGGTGCCCTACCAGCCGGCCGACGGCGTCGCCCTCGACGTCGGCACGGTGAAGGCGCGCGACCTGCTCATCGTGGCCTCGGCCAAGGGTGCGACCGGAGTGCTGTCCGGGTCGGTGATCAACACCGGCACCGAGAACGTCACCGTGAGATTCGCCGGTGCCGCCGCCGCGGGTGCCGCCGCCGCAGAGCCGGCCCTGCCGACGACGACAACGACGATCACGCTGCGGCCGCGCCAGCAGCTACGGATCTCGACCGTGGAGATCCCGTCGGTGGCCGCCGCTCCGGGCGCCCTGACGCCCCTGAGCATGACGACCTCCGACGGCACCGCCGTGGCCTCGGTGCCGGTGCTGCTGCCGACCGAGTACTACAGCACGCTCACGCCGACGACACCCCCCTCGACGACCCCGACGACCGCGGGCTGAGCCGCCCCGGCCCGCGAGGCCAGCGCTGAGGGCGCCGACACCGGCGGATCCAGCGGTCAGACGGCTTCGAACTTGTAGCCGAGGCCGCGCACGGTGATGATGTGCCGCGGATGCCCCGGGTCGGGCTCGATCTTGGCCCGCAGGCGCTTGACGTGCACGTCGAGGGTCTTGGTGTCGCCGACGTAGTCGCTGCCCCAGACCCGGTCGATCAGCTGCATGCGGGTCAGCACACGACCCGCGTTGCGCAGCAGGATCTCGAGCAGCTCGAACTCCTTCAGCGGCAGCGACGTCGGCTCCCCCCCGACAGTGACCACGTGCCGCTCGATGTCCATGCGCACCGGCCCCGCCTCGAGGGTCGGGGGCAGCAGGTCCTCGGGCTCGCTGAGCCGGCGCAGCACCGCCTTGACCCGGGCGAGCAGCTCGCGTGAGGAGTAGGGCTTGGTCACGTAGTCGTCGGCCCCCATCTCGAGGCCGACGACCTTGTCGATCTCGCTGTCCTTGGCCGTCAGCATGATGATCGGCACCGTCGAGCGCTGGCGCAGGGCCCGACAGACGTCGACGCCCGGCAGCCCCGGCAGCATCAGGTCGAGCAGCACCAGGTCGGCGCCGTTCTGGTCGAACTCGGCCAGCCCGTCGGGGCCGGTCTCGGTCACGACGACGTCGTAGCCCTCCTTGCGCAGCAGGTAGGACAGCGGGTCGGAGTAGGACTCCTCGTCCTCGACGACCAGGATGCGGCTCATGAGACCTCTGTTCGGTTGCCCGCTCGCGCACCGGAGCGCGACTGGGGGATCGTGTCTAGCTCGGCGACGACCGAGTGGGCCAGGGTGCCCGGATCGGCCGGCGCGCTCTGGTCGTGGTGCTCGGTCGGGGTGGGTGGGTGGTCGCCGGCAGCGGGCAGTCGCATCGTGAAGGTCGATCCGTGGCCGGGCTCGCTCCACACGGTCACCTCACCACCGTGGTTGGCGCAGACGTGCTTGACGATGGCCAGCCCGAGGCCGGTGCCGCCGGTCGCGCGCGACCGGGCGCCGTCGACGCGGTAGAAGCGCTCGAAGATGCGCTCCTGGTCGCTCAGCGGGATGCCCTGCCCCTGGTCGGTCACGGCCACCGTGACCAGGCCGCCGCCGGTCGCGACCTTGACCGTCACGCGAGTGCCGTTCTCAGAGTAGGCGATCGCGTTGCCGACGAGGTTGCTGATGGCGGTCGTCAGCAGGTCGTGCTCGCCCCAGACCTCGTGCCGTCCGCTGTCGTGCGCCACCACGAGGGCGATCTTCTTGGTCTCGGCCGACAGCCGCGAGATGTCGACGGCCTCCTTCGCGACGCCGAGCAGGTCGATGCGGTCGGGGTCGCTGAGGGTGTCGGCCACCTGGATGCGCGAGAGGTCGACGATCTCCTGCACCAGCCGGGTGAGCCGGGTCGACTCGACCTGCATGCGCCGGGCGAAGCGGGCCACGGCCTCGGGGTCGTCGTGCGCCTCGAGCACGGCCTCAGCGAGCAGGGCCAGACCGCCTACGGGCGTCTTCAGCTCGTGCGAGACGTTGGCGACGAAGTCGCGCCGCGTCTCCTCGACCCGCAGGGCCTGGCTCCGGTCGTCGACGAGCAGCAGCACGTGAGAGTCACCCAGCGGCGCGACGCGAGCGTCCACCACCATGCTCGCCTCACCCAGCGGGCCCCGGGGCAGGACGAGCTCGTGCTCGCGGATGACCCCGTCGCGGCGCACCGCCCGCACCATCGCGAGCAGCTCGGGGTGCCCGAGCTCGCCGGAGCGCACGATCCCCATCGTGAGGGCGGAGGGCGAGCTGGTGACCACCGCGTCAGAGGCGTCGAGCACCACCCCGCTCGAGCGCAGGACAGCGAGCACGTCGCCGACGCCGGGCGGCAGGGGCGCCGCGGTCGTCTTCATGTGGCTCGGGTCCTCCGGTCGTCGGTGCAGGGTCGTCCTCAGCGCGAGGGCGGCGCCACCACCTCCCAGGACCCCGACGAGGGAGCCGAGCACGGCAGCAGTCGACGGGTCCACCCGACAAGACTAGGACCGAGTGTCACCCCGCCGTGGCCGTCGCGCCGCTCCGAGAAGGGCCGGCAGCGCGAAGTTCACCTTCCCGGCACGAACCGTTCACCCCGGGGTGGCACCGTCGGGCCTGCTGGTGCCCGGGTCACCACCTCGCAGTAGGCTCACCCGCCGCACCACGCACTCCGCTCACCACCGGTCGCCCCCGGCCGACATCTCGGGACAAGGACACCGCCATGCGCGACGCGTACCACGAGGACCTCGACACCATCACCGACCAGCTCGTCGAGATGACGCGCTTCGCCGGATCGGCGATGGCCCGGGCCACGACCGCGCTGCTCGACGCCGACGTCCACCTCGCCGAGAGCGTCATCGCCGCCGACGAGCAGCTCGACAGGATCCGCGAGGAGCTCGACGAGCTCTCGATCAACCTGCTCGCGCGCCAGCAGCCCGTGGCCACCGACCTGCGCATCGTGGTCACGTCGATGCGGATGAGCTCGGACCTCGAGCGGATGGGTGACCTCGCCCGCCACGTGGCGAAGGTCGCGCGCCTGCGCTACCCCGACAAGGCCGTGCCGCCGACCCTCACGTCGCACGTGCTCGAGATGGGTCAGGTCGCCGAGCGCATCGTCGCCAAGGCCGGCTCGATCATCTCCTCGAAGGACACCGAGGCCGCCCTCAGCCTCGCGCGGGACGACGACGAGATGGACGAGCTGCACCGCAACCTCTTCGCGGCGCTGCTGTCCGAGCGGGGGGCCTACACCCCCGAGATGATCGTCGACCTCACCCTGCTGGGGCGCTACTACGAGCGCTTCGCCGACCACGCCGTCTCGGTCGCCCGCCGGGTCGTCTTCCTCGTCACGGGCGCGTTCCAGCCTGAGGAGCTCGACCGCGAGGACCAGGAGGACGAGCCCATCGCCTGACGTCGCCCTGGTGCGCCGGACGCGCCCGTCTCTGGGCCCAGAACGCGCTCGACGAGCAGATCCGGCGCAACAAGGTCCAGTGGGGGTGGCTTCATCCGCCGTGCCCGTATGGAGTCAGCGGCCCTGGTTCGCGACGGCCGCCGCGGCGGCTGCGGCCGCCTCCGGGTCGAGGTAGCGCCCGCCGGGCGTGACGGGGGCGAAGCCACCCTCGACCTCGTCGAGCTCGTAGACCAGCGGCATGCCGGTCGGGATGTTGAGCGCGGCGATGTCGTCGTCGCCGATGCCGTCGAGGTGCTTGACCAGGGCCCGCAGCGAGTTGCCGTGGGCCACGACGAGGACGACCTTGCCGGCGCGCAGGTCGGGCTGGATCTCGTTCTCCCAGTAAGGGATCAGTCTCGTGACGACGTCCTTGAGGCACTCGGTGGACGGCATCGCGTCGCCGAGCCCGGCATACCGCGGGTCGCCGGCCTGTCCGTTGGCGTTGTCGGCGGAGATGGCCGGCGGCGGGGTGTCGTAGGAGCGGCGCCAGAGCATGAACTGCTCCTCGCCGAACTGCTCCATCGTCTGCTTCTTGTCCTTGCCCTGCAGGTCGCCGTAGTGCCGTTCGTTGAGGCGCCAGTCGCGCTTGACGGGGATCCAGTGACGGTCGGCCGCGTCGAGCGCGAGGTTGGCCGTGGTGATCGCGCGACGCAGGACCGAGGTGTGGACGACGTCGGGCAGCACGCCGGCGTCGGTGAGCATCCGCCCGCCTGCGACTGCCTCGGCGCGGCCCTTGTCGGACAGGTCGACGTCGACCCAGCCGGTGAAGAGGTTCTTGGCGTTCCAGACGCTCTCGCCGTGGCGGAGCAGCACGAGGGTGGAGGTCATGGGCGTGAGCCTATCGAGGGCGGTCTCGCCCAGACGCCTGCGCCCGCGGTCGTCACGGTGCTACGTTCCTGATCGCTCCCGGCCCCAGGACGCAGCGGCGCCCCTGCCCGTGCCCACGGGCCTGCAGTACGCGCGGGTCGCGTGCGCGAACGCCCCGACCTTCGTCACCACGGCGACCCCCACCTTCACGGCCGAGACCACCGACCCCGTCGACCACCGGCCCACGCTGGAGTTCGAGATCAGCGACAGCACCGGCGTCCCGACGCGCCACGAGGTGGCCGGCGCTGCGGACGGGATCCCCGTGTCGTGGACCGCGACGCTCGGCCGAGACGGGACGTACGCCTGGCGGGTGCGCGGGGTCACCGGCACGGGCACCACCCGCCAGGTCTCCGCCTGGTCACCCACGCAGCGCTTCGTCCTCGACACGAGCGCGCCGGGCGCGCCGGTGTCGGCCAGCGTCGACTACCCGCCCGACCTGTACGGCGGCACGGTCGGCAAGACCATCGCGTCTACCTCCGCGTCGTCCACGCAGACAGCAGCCGGGTACGCGTTCGGCTGGGACGTGACCCCGCCGAGCCTCGCCTCCGGCACGTGCACCTACGCGTCCGACCCCCGCGCCCGGACCGGCTACCAGACCGATTCCACGTTCACCGTGCCGGCCGACCTGCCGCCGGGCCGGCACACGCTCTGGACCTCGGCCTTCGACGGTGCCCATAACGCGAGCGGCACCACCGCCTACACGTTCTACGTCGCCCCCACCATCAGCAACGGCTCAGGGGTCCTGCCCACCCGGCTCGAGGGTGAGGGTCTGCCCGTGGGCCGCAGCACCGCGGCGACCTACGTCGAGTTCGCGCCCTCGGCCTCCGCGGGCGCGCAGCTGCACATCGTGCCCGCCCGGGGCACCACCAGCCCGGTGGGCCAGAGCGTGACCACGACCTTCGTGGTCGGCGTCGACGGCAGCTACGCGGTCAACGCGCTCATGGCGACGGGCCCGCACCACGCGAAGGTCGACTTCATCCTCGACGGACAGCCCGTCGGCCCCACGGTCTTCGACGGCTTCGCCAGTGCCCCGGGGCAGGCGTGGGTCGACCTGGGCGGGAGCCGCCTCACCCGCGGCACCCACCGCCTCACCCTCACCCTGCGCGGCCACACCGCGACCGGCTACCTCGACCCGGTCACCGGCCGGGACGACCAGGGGTATGCCGTGGGCCTCGACCTGCTGACCGGCTCCCCCGTGAACGGTTTCACCACGACGTCCTTCGCGGACGCCCTTAACAACCACGGCATCGTCAGCACCGACGGGAGCACCGCCCCCGTCGGCCTCGCCACCGACCTCGGTGGCACGCCCGAGCGGGTCAACCTCTCCCTGCGGGCCCTCGGGCTCTCCGGTGCCCGGCTGCGACGGTCGGCACCCGTGATGATCGACGGCGTGCCCTTCCAGCTGCCCACCCCGAAGGGTTCGGCCCGGGGGGCCGCCGACAACGTCGTGGCCATGGGCCAGACCATCCCCATCGGCCCCACGCCGCGGGTGCTGCAATCCGTCGACCTCCTCGTCGCCGCGGCCTGCGGCGACGTCGCGCCGCCTCCCGACGTCACGCACGACTACCCACGGACCACGTTCTCGCTCAACCAGGTGCTCCCGGACGACAGCGTGACGACGACGCCGACCGTCCCCACCATCCCCGACCTGCTGACCCCGGCCTCGACGACCGCGACCCACGTGACCTACCCGACGCCCACCGACCCGTTCGAGCTGGCCACCCCGCGGCTCGTCTCCGCCTGGCGGCTGCCCTACGCCGACCTCGGGACCACGCCCTCCCCGACGACGAGGCCCTGGATCTACCACGTGACCGTCCCGGTCAACCCGAACTTCCTCGACCTGCCCGTCGCCGGCCTGACCCTGCCCGACATCGGCAGCACCTTCGCCCGCGGCACCTGCCGCACCTCGTTCCACGTGCTCGCGATGACCCCCGTCCCCTGATCCTGCCCGGCCGGCAGGCCGGCCGACCTGCGGCCATTGCCCACGCTGGCTGGGTGGCTTTGCCCTCGATAGCGGTTCTTAGCCTGAGGCAAGAGTCGTCGGTCGGTCGATACCGCGGGAGCTGCCCGAGGTCCCGGACCGCTGACAACCCCCTCAGGCCCGGTGCCGGCCGCGCCGGTACCACCCCGACCCGGCGAGCACCGAGGCCCACGGAAAGCGGCCCTCGGACCGCAGGTTCCGCCACAGCCCGGCGAGTACACCGACACCCGCGAGCGCGAGGCCGGCGGCCGTGGCGATGTGGTCGAGACCGGCCCAGGTCGCGCCGTCACGATTCACAACTCTACGCCTAACGGTCAAAACGGTCGGTGCGTCCCTCCATGCGGGACTGGTCTTGACTGATTCAAGAAAAGGGGGGAGGGTGGGGGCATGCCCGCCGCCCCCCCGCTCGAGACCCTCGAGCACCTGTTGCGCGGATCGCACCTGCGGGTGACCCGGCCGCGGATGGCTGTGCTGGGCGCTGTGCACGCGCGACCCCACAGCGACACCGACACCATCCTGCGCGACGTGCGGGTCGAGCTGGGGCAGGTCTCGCACCAGGCCGTCTACGACGTGCTCCGCGCGCTGAGCACCGCCGGGCTCGTGCGCCGCATCCAGCCGCTCGGCCACCTCGCGCGCTACGAGGCGCGGGTCGCCGACAACCACCACCACGCCGTGTGCCGCGGCTGCGGCGCGATCACCGACATCGACTGCGCCGTGGGCGAGGCGCCCTGCCTCACCCCCTCGCCCGCGACCACCGACCCGGGCTTCGTCGTCGACGAGGCCGAGGTCATCTACTGGGGCCTGTGCCCTGCCTGCGCCACCTCCAGCCCGTCCCGCTCCTCCCTGCCCGATCCCTCTCAGATAAGGACCACCGCGTGACTGACCACGACACCCGCGAGCAGCACATGAACGACAACGACTCGAGCAACAACGCGCCCGGCGGCTGCCCCGTCGCGCACGGCCAGCTGCCCGAGCCGGTCGCCGGCGGCAGCAACCACGAGTGGTGGCCCGAGCAGCTCAACCTCGCGATCCTGCGCAAGCACCCATCCGTGGCCAACCCGATGGGCGGCGACTTCGACTACCGCGCGGCCTTCAACGCCCTCGACCTGGGTGCGGTCAAGACCGACATCGAGCAGATGCTCACCACCTCGCAGGACTGGTGGCCCGCCGACTTCGGTCACTACGGCGGCCTGATGATCCGCATGGCGTGGCACAGTGCGGGCACCTACCGCGTGCAGGACGGCCGCGGTGGCGCCAGCGCCGGTATGCAGCGCTTCGCCCCCCTCAACTCCTGGCCCGACAACGGCAACCTCGACAAGGCCCGCCGTCTGCTGTGGCCGATCAAGAGGAAGTACGGCCAGTCGATCTCGTGGGCCGACCTCATCGTGCTCACCGGCAACGTCGCGCTCGAGTCGATGGGCTTCGACACCTTCGGCTTCGCCGGTGGCCGCGCCGACGTCTACGAGCCCGACCAGGACATCTACTGGGGCCCCGAGCGCGAGTGGCTCGGCGACGAGCGCTACACCGGTGAGCGCACCCTCGACAACCCCCTCGCCGCGGTCCAGATGGGTCTGATCTACGTCAACCCCGAAGGGCCCAACGGCCGCCCCGACCCGCTCGCCTCGGCCCACGACATCCGCGAGACCTTCGGGCGGATGGCGATGAACGACTACGAGACCGTCGCCCTCATCGCCGGCGGTCACACCTTCGGCAAGACACACGGCGCGGCCGACCCTAACCCGCACGTCGGGCCCGAGCCCGAGGGTGCGCCCATCGAGCAGCTGGGTCTCGGCTGGAAGAACGGCTACGGCACCGGCAAGGGGGCCGACGCGATCACCAGCGGGCTCGAGGTCACCTGGACCTCCACGCCCACCCAGTGGTCCAACGGCTACTTCGACAACCTCTTCGGCTACGAGTGGGAGCTGACCAAGAGCCCCGCGGGCGCGCACCAGTGGCAGCCCAAGGACGGCGGCGGTGCGGGCACGGTGCCCGGGCCCGCCCCCGAGTCCCCCCGCCGCGTGCCGACCATGCTCACGACCGACATCGCCCTGCGCGTCGACCCGGCCTACGAGCAGGTCTCCCGCCACTTCCACGAGAACCCGGCCGAGTTCGCCGATGCGTTCGCCCGCGCCTGGTTCAAGCTCACCCACCGCGACATGGGCCCGAAGAACCGTTATCTCGGACCCGAGGTGCCGTCGGAGGAGCTGCTCTGGCAGGACCCGGTGCCGGCCGTCGACCACGAGCTGGTCTCCGACGCCGACGTGGCCGACCTCAAGGCGCACGTGCTCGCCACCGGTGTGAGCGTGGCCGACCTCGTGTCGACCGCGTGGGCCTCGGCCGCGTCGTTCCGCATCAGCGACAAGCGCGGTGGCGCCAACGGTGGCCGCATCCGCCTCGAGCCGATGCGCAGCTGGGAGGCCAACGAGCCCGGTCGCCTGACCGGCGTCATCACCGCCCTCGAGGGCGTGCAGAGCGCCTTCAACGCCGCGCAGTCCGGCAGCAAGCGCGTCTCCTTCGCCGACCTCGTCGTCATCGGTGGCGCCGCGGCGGTCGAGAAGGCGGCCAGCGACGCCGGCCGTACGGTCACCGTGCCCGTCACCCCCGGGCGCACCGACGCGACCCAGGAGCAGACCGACGTCGAGTCGTTCTCCTGGCTCGAGCCGGCCTCCGACGGCTTCCGCAACTACCTCGGCAAGGGCACGCGGCTCCCGATGGAGTACCACCTGGTCGACCGGGCCAACCTGCTCGGCCTGAGCGCCCCGCAGCTCACCGTCCTCGTCGGTGGCCTACGCGTCCTCGGAGCCACCTACCAGGGCTCGTCGTACGGCGTGCTCACCGACCGACCGGGCACGCTGAGCAACGACTTCTTCGTCAACCTGCTCGACATGGGTGTCGAGTGGCACGCCATCGGTGAGGGCGAGGCGGTCTTCGAGGCGACCGACGTCGCCACCGGTGACACGAAGTGGACCGGCACCCGCAACGACCTCGTCTTCGGCAGCAACTCCGAGCTGCGCGCGGTCGCCGAGGTCTACGCGCTGGACGACGCCGCCGACAAGTTCGTCGCCGACTTCGTCGCGGCCTGGACCACGGTCATGGACGCCGACCGTTACGACGTGCGCTGACCCGCTCCCTACGACAGGGGGCCGGTCACTCCGCGTGTCCGGCCCCTCAGTGGTCAGAGAATCACCCCTCCAGCCCACTGGGGGGGTGATTCCTTGACCACCTAAGGGGCCGCGGTGACCTCGAGGAGGTGGCGGAAGGCCTCGAGGTTGTAGGTCGACTCGCCGCGGCTGACCCGCCAGGCCCACTCCTTCTTCATCGAGGTGAGGAAGCCGAGCACGAGGAGGTCGTTGAAGGGCGTGTCGGCGGCCTGGAGGACGACGCCGAAGACCTTGTCGAGGGTGTCGTCGTCGAGCGCCGCGGTCGGCACCTCGCCGCGCACGTAGACGTCGCCGGTCGAGTCGACCGCGTAGGCGAGCACCGGCATGCGCAGGTTGCGCTGGAGCAGGAAGCGGTAGAACTCGCCGGCGTTCTCGTCGGGGTGGCGGATGACGAAGGCCGACAGGTAGGTCGTCGACCTGCGGATGACCACCGACACGACCGTGCGCAGCTTCTTCTCGCCCGGCAGGGTGACGACCGCCTCACCGGGCCGGCCACCGGGCTCGTGCTCCAGCCCGGCGTCGGCGACGTAGGCCAGCAGGCGCGCCGAAGCCTGCGCCACCGGACCACCCCCGGCGGATGCCTCGTCAGGCGCCTCGTCAGGAGCGTCGTTGGGAGCGTCAGCGGGCAGGTCGCCGGCCGGGACACCCGGCGGGCTGGGGCGGTCGGGCGGCGAGGTCACCTCGCCAGCGAACCACAGCGGTCAGGGGAACGCAGCGCCGGTGGCCCGCACGAGGGCCTCGAGGTCGGTGAGATCGAGCACCCCGCCCTCACGGCGTCGGCTGTCGCGGGCTGCGGCATAGACCTCGAGCAGCCGGTCGGTCGTCGCGCCCCACCCGAAGCGGGCCGCGTGGCGGACGGCCCGCCTCGACAGCTCGCGCCGACGGGCCGGGTCGGCCAGGAGCCCGCCCACGGCGTCGGCCCACCGCCCGGTGTCGTGGCCTGCGACGAGGACGCCGGCGTCGCCCACCGCAGCCGGCAGACCGCCGACCTCGGCCGCCACGACCGGGGTGCCGCACGCGAGCGCCTCGATGGCGACCAGCCCGAACGACTCGTTGTGCGACGGCACGGTCACGACGTCGGCCGCGCGGAACCACGTGGCGAGGGTAGGCCGGTCGACCGGGGGCACGAAGCGCACCAGGTCGAGGATGCCGAGCTCGGAAGCGAGCTCGACGAGGGCCTCCGGGCGGGTCAGGCCGGAGCCGCTCGGCCCACCCAGGACGGCGACGACCAGCCGCTCGCGCAGGACGGGTTCGCGGCGCACGAGCTCGGCGGCGAGACGCAGCAGCACGTCGGGGGCCTTGAGGGGCTGGATCCGCCCGACGAAGAGCAGCATGACCGCATCATCCGCCACCCCCACAGCCGCTCGGGCCCGCCGCTGGTCGCCGGGCGTGAAGACCTCGAGGTCGACGCCGGGCGGCACGACCTCGACCCGCACGGGGTCGGCATCGTAGAGGTCAACCAGCTCGCGCTTCTCGGGCTCGGTGTTGGCCACCAGCCGGTCGGCGGCCTCGACGACCTGCACCTCACCGATCTCGCGACCGGGTGGCTCGGGCGTGTCACCCTCGGCCAGGTGCCGGTTCTTGACCCGCGCCATCGTGTGCATCGTGTGCACGAGCGG
Proteins encoded in this region:
- a CDS encoding CarD family transcriptional regulator gives rise to the protein MVFKVGETVVYPHHGAALIEEIRTRTVRGEDKLYLKLKVAQGDLTIEVPAENCDLVGVRDVVGQEGLDKVFEVLRAPHTEEPTNWSRRYKANLEKLASGDVIKVAEVVRDLWRREKDRGLSAGEKRMLAKARQILVSELALAEKTNEDKAEAILDEVLAS
- a CDS encoding response regulator transcription factor, coding for MSRILVVEDEESYSDPLSYLLRKEGYDVVVTETGPDGLAEFDQNGADLVLLDLMLPGLPGVDVCRALRQRSTVPIIMLTAKDSEIDKVVGLEMGADDYVTKPYSSRELLARVKAVLRRLSEPEDLLPPTLEAGPVRMDIERHVVTVGGEPTSLPLKEFELLEILLRNAGRVLTRMQLIDRVWGSDYVGDTKTLDVHVKRLRAKIEPDPGHPRHIITVRGLGYKFEAV
- a CDS encoding ATP-binding protein — its product is MDPSTAAVLGSLVGVLGGGGAALALRTTLHRRPEDPSHMKTTAAPLPPGVGDVLAVLRSSGVVLDASDAVVTSSPSALTMGIVRSGELGHPELLAMVRAVRRDGVIREHELVLPRGPLGEASMVVDARVAPLGDSHVLLLVDDRSQALRVEETRRDFVANVSHELKTPVGGLALLAEAVLEAHDDPEAVARFARRMQVESTRLTRLVQEIVDLSRIQVADTLSDPDRIDLLGVAKEAVDISRLSAETKKIALVVAHDSGRHEVWGEHDLLTTAISNLVGNAIAYSENGTRVTVKVATGGGLVTVAVTDQGQGIPLSDQERIFERFYRVDGARSRATGGTGLGLAIVKHVCANHGGEVTVWSEPGHGSTFTMRLPAAGDHPPTPTEHHDQSAPADPGTLAHSVVAELDTIPQSRSGARAGNRTEVS
- the phoU gene encoding phosphate signaling complex protein PhoU, which translates into the protein MRDAYHEDLDTITDQLVEMTRFAGSAMARATTALLDADVHLAESVIAADEQLDRIREELDELSINLLARQQPVATDLRIVVTSMRMSSDLERMGDLARHVAKVARLRYPDKAVPPTLTSHVLEMGQVAERIVAKAGSIISSKDTEAALSLARDDDEMDELHRNLFAALLSERGAYTPEMIVDLTLLGRYYERFADHAVSVARRVVFLVTGAFQPEELDREDQEDEPIA
- a CDS encoding phosphoglyceromutase is translated as MTSTLVLLRHGESVWNAKNLFTGWVDVDLSDKGRAEAVAGGRMLTDAGVLPDVVHTSVLRRAITTANLALDAADRHWIPVKRDWRLNERHYGDLQGKDKKQTMEQFGEEQFMLWRRSYDTPPPAISADNANGQAGDPRYAGLGDAMPSTECLKDVVTRLIPYWENEIQPDLRAGKVVLVVAHGNSLRALVKHLDGIGDDDIAALNIPTGMPLVYELDEVEGGFAPVTPGGRYLDPEAAAAAAAAVANQGR
- a CDS encoding Fur family transcriptional regulator — encoded protein: MPAAPPLETLEHLLRGSHLRVTRPRMAVLGAVHARPHSDTDTILRDVRVELGQVSHQAVYDVLRALSTAGLVRRIQPLGHLARYEARVADNHHHAVCRGCGAITDIDCAVGEAPCLTPSPATTDPGFVVDEAEVIYWGLCPACATSSPSRSSLPDPSQIRTTA
- the katG gene encoding catalase/peroxidase HPI, whose translation is MNDNDSSNNAPGGCPVAHGQLPEPVAGGSNHEWWPEQLNLAILRKHPSVANPMGGDFDYRAAFNALDLGAVKTDIEQMLTTSQDWWPADFGHYGGLMIRMAWHSAGTYRVQDGRGGASAGMQRFAPLNSWPDNGNLDKARRLLWPIKRKYGQSISWADLIVLTGNVALESMGFDTFGFAGGRADVYEPDQDIYWGPEREWLGDERYTGERTLDNPLAAVQMGLIYVNPEGPNGRPDPLASAHDIRETFGRMAMNDYETVALIAGGHTFGKTHGAADPNPHVGPEPEGAPIEQLGLGWKNGYGTGKGADAITSGLEVTWTSTPTQWSNGYFDNLFGYEWELTKSPAGAHQWQPKDGGGAGTVPGPAPESPRRVPTMLTTDIALRVDPAYEQVSRHFHENPAEFADAFARAWFKLTHRDMGPKNRYLGPEVPSEELLWQDPVPAVDHELVSDADVADLKAHVLATGVSVADLVSTAWASAASFRISDKRGGANGGRIRLEPMRSWEANEPGRLTGVITALEGVQSAFNAAQSGSKRVSFADLVVIGGAAAVEKAASDAGRTVTVPVTPGRTDATQEQTDVESFSWLEPASDGFRNYLGKGTRLPMEYHLVDRANLLGLSAPQLTVLVGGLRVLGATYQGSSYGVLTDRPGTLSNDFFVNLLDMGVEWHAIGEGEAVFEATDVATGDTKWTGTRNDLVFGSNSELRAVAEVYALDDAADKFVADFVAAWTTVMDADRYDVR
- a CDS encoding YbjN domain-containing protein, encoding MAQASARLLAYVADAGLEHEPGGRPGEAVVTLPGEKKLRTVVSVVIRRSTTYLSAFVIRHPDENAGEFYRFLLQRNLRMPVLAYAVDSTGDVYVRGEVPTAALDDDTLDKVFGVVLQAADTPFNDLLVLGFLTSMKKEWAWRVSRGESTYNLEAFRHLLEVTAAP
- the mshA gene encoding D-inositol-3-phosphate glycosyltransferase, coding for MLSVHTSPLAQPGTGDAGGLNVYVAEVARQLAARGTEVEVFTRATTGALPPVVEMVPGVTVRHVVAGPFEGLSKHDLPGQLCAFAAGVMRAEAARPPGWYDVLHSHYWLSGQVGWLASDRFDIPLVHTMHTMARVKNRHLAEGDTPEPPGREIGEVQVVEAADRLVANTEPEKRELVDLYDADPVRVEVVPPGVDLEVFTPGDQRRARAAVGVADDAVMLLFVGRIQPLKAPDVLLRLAAELVRREPVLRERLVVAVLGGPSGSGLTRPEALVELASELGILDLVRFVPPVDRPTLATWFRAADVVTVPSHNESFGLVAIEALACGTPVVAAEVGGLPAAVGDAGVLVAGHDTGRWADAVGGLLADPARRRELSRRAVRHAARFGWGATTDRLLEVYAAARDSRRREGGVLDLTDLEALVRATGAAFP